One window from the genome of Panthera leo isolate Ple1 chromosome D3, P.leo_Ple1_pat1.1, whole genome shotgun sequence encodes:
- the LOC122203141 gene encoding basic proline-rich protein-like yields the protein MTPRDIRPRQPRRWGGCLGSREQGQVSAPDPRSRSWQSWQSCRRRFPGGPGRRKGPAARGTGEGAPPASWAKPGGPEGHCRAGGRANKASGDSAPFGSPHPGRASRQVRARTLGARRPGPSRPRRPGAADPTPAARTPPTQPDPSPGRSPVPRLDPQPGRGPAHLPASPALRGSSAPPRPLRAPRRGTHRPPGRDSPGRGDSGRDGHRRLLLLSTSPGGEQRVAVKAPPGLRRISPPPQPPPPSPFTRPRRPEKMSPEAVPLGASLPPGTTEAAPVG from the exons ATGACTCCTCGGGACATCAG GCCGCGGCAGCCGCGGCGCTGGGGCGGCTGCCTGGGCTCCCGAGAGCAGGGGCAGGTGTCGGCGCCAGATCCCCGGTCGCGGAGCTGGCAGAGTTGGCAGAGCTGCCGCCGCCGCTTCCCCGGCGGGCCGGGACGCAGGAAA GGACCCGCGGCCCGCGGAACAGGAGAGGGAGCTCCGCCCGCCAGCTGGGCGAAGCCGGGAGGACCCGAGGGTCACtgccgggcgggcgggcgggcgaaCAAGGCGTCGGGCGACTCCGCTCCTTTCGGGAGCCCCCACCCGGGCCGCGCCTCCCGCCAAGTCCGGGCGCGAACACTAGGCGCCCGCCGGCCGGGCCCGTCACGACCCCGGCGCCCGGGCGCCGCAGATCCCACACCCGCGGCCCGAACCCCTCCGACTCAACCCGACCCCTCCCCGGGACGCAGCCCGGTCCCACGGCTCGACCCGCAGCCGGGCCGCGGCCCTGCGCACCTTCCCGCCTCACCTGCGCTCCGCGGCAGCTCTGCACCTCCTCGCCCGCTCCGCGCGCCCCGTCGGGGCACGCACCGACCCCCCGGCCGGGACTCCCCCGGCCGCGGTGACTCGGGACGCGACGGCCACCGCCGCCTTCTCCTCCTCAGCACAAGCCCCGGCGGCGAGCAGAGGGTCGCAGTCAAAGCCCCGCCGGGGCTAAGGCGAATCTCGCCACCTCCACAGCCTCCACCACCAAGTCCCTTCACTCGTCCGCGCCGCCCGGAGAAAATGTCACCAGAGGCCGTTCCGCTCGGCGCCTCACTTCCGCCCGGAACCACAGAGGCCGCGCCGGTCGGCTAG